From the Acidimicrobiales bacterium genome, the window GGTCGAGGGCCGTGCTGCTGGCCAGCGCGGCCGTCGCCCACGCCGGCCTGTCGTTGGGCTGGGGGGCCGTCCTCGCCGCCGCCCTGCCCCGGCGCCGCCCGGCCGCCTGGGGCGCACTCGCCGGGCTGGCCATCGCCGGGCTGGACCTCGGCACCGTCGGCCGCCGGCGCCCCGCCAGCCGGGCCCTGCCGACGGTCCCCCAGGTGGCCGACCACGTCGCCTACGGGGCGGCCGTCGGCGCCGTCCTGGCCGCCCGGCGATAGCCGGCGGGGGTGGTGACAGGTTGACAACCGCTGTTACCCTGTCACCCATGACGGCCGAGGCCACGCGGGACGCCATCGTGGACGCGGCGTACGCCGTGATCGCGTCCGACGGCATGGCCCGGCTGTCGATGAGCGAGGTGGCCAGGCGGGCCGGCGTGTCCCGCCAGACGCTCTACCGGCACTTCCCGAGCCGCCAGGAGCTGCTCACCGCGGTGGTGCTGCGCGAGCACCGGTCGTTCCAGGTCCGCATCCAGGGCGCGGCCGCCCGCCACCGCACCCTACGGGGTGCGGTCGAGGCGTTCGCCGCCGAGGTGCTGCGCACGGCCAGGGAGCACCCGCTGTTCGACCGGCTGCTGCGCACCGAGCCGGAGTCGCTGCTGCCGTTCCTGACCGGCACGGGCAGCACCCTGCTCCCCGAGGTCGAGCCGGTGCTGGTCGAGCTGATCACCGACCGGCTCCCGCACCTCTCGCCCGTGCGGGTCGAGCGCACCGCGGACGCACTCGGCCGCCTGCTCATCAGCTATGCGATCAACCCGGGCGCGGCGTCCGTCGACGAGCTGGCCGAGGGCCTGGCCGGCGTGATCGTCGACGGGCTGAAGGACGAGCGGTGAGCGCCGCCGTCGCCGCGCCGGGACCGTCGGCGGGAACCGGCTGATCGACCCGCCGGCCGGGGGGCGGCCCGGCCGGCGGTCGGCGGCTCAACGCCGCCCTCCCGACGCGCTGCAAGGTCGCCCGGCCGCACCGGCGTCCGCCCGGAGCGGCTCCCTACGGGGACCGCCGGGCGGCGTCGTCGACCGCGCCCGCAGCGGCTCCCGACCGCGACTGCCGGTCCGCTGCCACGCGCCGGCGAGCGCGTCGGCGACCGCCCCCAGCGGCTCCCCACCGTGACCGCCGTCTGCCGTCGACCGCCGGGCGGCCCGTCGACGGCCCGCCGCCCCTCCCCACCGCGACCGTCCGTTCCCCGTCGCCGCGCCGGGCGGGCGGGTCCCCTGCCGCCCCTCCTCTCCGGACCCCCGGCCCCGTCAGGACCGGTCGACCCGGCCGAGGAACATGTCGAGCGCGGCCCGGTCGCCGAACACCTCGAGGTCGTCCGGCCGGCGGCGGCCCCAGAGCAGGAGCAGCAGGTCCGACACCGGCCCCCGGGCCGCGGCGTCGCCCTTGCCGTGGGCCCGCTCGAACGACGCCGACCCCTCCCCCGCCCGGATCAGCCACTCGCCGTCGCCGTCGGTGGCGTGCAGGTGCACGGTGACGGGCGGGCCGGCGACGTGCTCGGGCCGGCCGGGCAGGAAGTGCTGGAGGAACTCGTCGATCCCGTCGGCGGCGAGGACGGGCTCGACCGGCTCGTCCCGGCCGACGGCGGCGAGCGCGTCCCAGCAGTGCACGGCCGTCTCGTGGGCCATCCGCCGCTGGATGAACCCGACGTCCTTCCGGTCCGACCAGGTCCAGGCCGGCGCGGCCGGGTCGGCCGCCTCCAGCGCGGCGGCGAGCTCCTCGACCTGCCGGCGGAACCAGGCGACGAGCTCCCCGTCCGGCGGCCGCGGCGGCTCCTCGTACTCGTCGGGGCCGGCACCGCCGGCGATGCCCCGCCAGAACGCGTGCACCTCGCCGGTGTGCCAGACCAGGTCGGCCACCGTCCACCCCGGGCACGACCCGACCGGGCGGTCGAGCGCGCCGTCGGCGGCGTCGGCCATCCGCCGGCCGTCCCGCACCAGCGCGGCGGCGTAGTCGTGGGCGTCCATGCCGACGACCCTAACGAAGGGGTACGACACTCCCCCTGGGCACCTCCCGCGGCGCCCCGGTCACCTGGAGCACGCCGTCGCCGTCGGGGCGGACGGTCGTGTTCGTGCACCCGCCCTCCGCCTCCTGCTGGTAGGTGACGAGCGCCCGGTCGGGCGAGAGCGTGCGGCCGTCGGCCGTCGTCGCCTGGAATCCGCTCCACCGCACGACGACCGACGGGTCGTCGCAGCGGGCGAACACCTCCGACCACACCATCGGGTGGCCCAGCCGGTCGCCGGCGCAGTGGAGGCGGCGCACCTCGGTGCCGTCGACCAGCCCGGCCCACTCCCCGCCGCCCGCCGCCCGGACGGCGAGGCGCACCGGGCGCCCCGGCTCCCAGCGCCAGTCCCTCGTGTTCGGGTTGCCGGTGGCGCTCGGCAGCGGCGACGCCGTGCCCCGGAGCTCCCGGCCGCCGCGGTCGTAGCCGCCCCAGTTCACGGCCGTCGAGCCGGGGTGGCGCGGGTACCACTGGAGGCCGAGGTGGGCGCCGCCCCGCTCCCGCCCGCGCTCGAGGAACGTCGCCTGGATGGCCCAGAAGTACAGCTCGGGCACGGCCGGGGGCACGAGCACCTCGAGGGTCGCCGCCACCTCCACGAGCGGGGCGCCGGCCGGGAGCCCGCCCCAGTGCAGGTGGAACGACGACGCCCCGTTCGACGACGTCGGGTAGCCCGCGGCCGGCACGGGTGCAGCCTCGCGCGCGACCCTCGCGCCCGTGACCGCCCCCGCCGACCCGCACCTCCACGACGCCGCCGACGTCCCGCCGCCCGTCCTCCGCGAGGTGGCGCCGTCGGTGTGGGTCTGGCTCCAGCCCGACGGCAGCTGGGGGCTCAACAACCCCGCCTTCTTCGTCGGCGCGGACGCCGTCGTCGCCGTCGACACCTGCTTCACCGAGCGCCGCACCCGGGGCTTCCTCGACGCCGTCGCCTCGGTCACCGACCGGCCGGTCCGCACCCTCGTGAACACCCACCACCACGGCGACCACACCCACGGCAACTGGCTGCTCCCCGCGGCCACCGTGATCGGCCACGAGCGCTGCCGGGAGGAGGTGCTCGCCACCGGGACGGCGGCCGAGCTGCTGTTCCCGGGGGTCGAGTGGGGCGAGATCCGGGTGCGGCCACCGTTCGTGACCTTCGAGGACCGGCTGACGGTGTGGGTCGACGACCTGCGGGTCGAGCTCGTCCACGTCGGCCCGGCGCACACGACCAACGACGTGGTCGCCTGGGTGCCCGACCACCGCCTGCTGCTCGCCGGCGACCTCGTGTTCTCGGGCGGCACGCCGTTCGTCGTGATGGGCTCGGTGGCCGGCAGCCTGGCCGCCCTCGACCGGGTGCGGGCCCTCGACCCCGCCGTCGTCGTCCCCGGCCACGGCCCGGTCGGCGGCCCCGAGCTGCTGGACGACCAGGAGGCCTACCTGCGGTGGGTGCAGGAGGTGGCCGCCGACGCCGACCGCGCCGGCCTCGGGCCCCTCGACGCCGCCAGGGCCGCCGACCTCGGTCCGTTCGCCGCCTGGCACGACCCCGAGCGCCTCGTCGGCAACCTGCACCGGGCCGCCTCCGAGCGCCGGGGCGAGCCCCTCGGCACCCCGCTCGGCCTCGAGCCCCTGTTCGAGATGGTCGAGCTCAACGGCGGCCGCCCGCTGCGCTGCCTCGCCTAGCGCGCCGGAGCCGGGCCCGCTGCAGTCGGGCCCGGCCCCGGTCGCCACGGGAGGCGCGGGATGGTCAGCCGGTGTGCACGGGCGCGGCCGCCGGGGCGCGGAGGTCGACGACCCCGTCGCCGGCGGCGCCGCCCCGTTGCGCCTCGAGCTCGTCCCAGATGCGGACGTCCTTCGTCTCCCTGAGCAGCAGCGACCCGACCACGAACGTCACCATGGCGATCACGATCGGGTACCACAGGCCGGCGAAGATGCTGCCGGTCGCCGCGCAGATCGACAGGCCGATGACCGGGAGCAGGCCGCCGAAGACGCCGTTGCCGATGTGGTACGGCAGCGACATCGACGTGTAGCGGATCCTCGCCGGGAAGGCCTCGACCAGGTACGCGGCGATCGGGCCGTACACCATGGTCACGAACAGCACCTGGACGAACACCAGGGCGATGAGCGCGATCACGTTCGGGTTCGGCGCCGTGTCCTCGATGAAGACCTTGGTGCCGTTCACGATCGCCTGGGGCAGCAGCTTGATCTCACCGGTGACGCTGTTGGTCTCCGAGCCGACGCCGACGATGTGGTTGCCCGCCGCGATCTGCATGAGCTTGTAGATGGGCAGGTACGACAGCGCGGCCAGGAGGCAGCCGGTCATCATCAGCCGCTTGCGCCCGATGCGGTCGGACAGGGCGCCGAACACGACGAACATCGGCATGGCCAGCAGCAGGGCGGCCGCCACGATGATGTACGCCAGCTCGGTGTCGATCTTCAGGATCTTCTGCAGGTAGAACAGCGCGTAGAACTGGCCCGTGTACCAGACGACGCCCTGCCCGGCGGTGGCGCCGAACAGCGAGGTCAGCATCCGCTTCCAGTTCGGCCAGTTGCCGAGGCTGTCCCGCAGCGGGGTGGTCGAGGTCTTCCCCTCCTTCTTCAGGCTGGAGAAGATCGGCGACTCCTTCATCCGGATCCGGATGTAGAGCGACATCCCGACGAGCACGACCGAGAGCAGGAACGGGATCCGCCAGCCCCAGGACTCGAAGGACTCCTCGCTCATCAGCTGCTGGGTGATCAGCACCACGGCGAGCGAGATGAACAGGCCGAAGGTGGCGGTGATCTGGATGAAGCTCGTGTAGTAGCCCCGCCGTCGGTCGGGCACGTGCTCGGCCACGTAGACGGCGGCCCCCCCGTACTCGCCGCCGAGGGCGAGGCCCTGGAGCACCCGGATCAGCAGCAGCAGCGCCGGCGCGACGTAGCCGATCTTGTCGTAGGTCGGCAGGAGGCCGATCGACGCGGTCGCGCCACCCATGATGATCAGAGTGACGAGGAACGCGTACTTGCGGCCGACGAGGTCCCCGATGCGACCGAAGAAGATGGCGCCGAAGGGCCGCACCACGAAGCCCACGGCGAACGTGGACAGGTAGGCGATCAGGGCCAGCGTGTCGTTGCCCTCGGGATAGAAGCGGGGGGCGATGATCGCCGCCAGCGACCCGAAGATGTAGAAGTCGTACCACTCGATGACGGTGCCGGCCGCGGACGCGGCGATCACCTGCCAGATCTTGTAGTCCCGCTGCGCGTGCTGCTCGGCTGCGGCCAAGGACGCTCCGGCGGTCGCCATGCAGTCCCCCTTCTCTCCGACGCTCGGTTCACGAAGGTCCGCCCGGGGGACGACC encodes:
- a CDS encoding TetR family transcriptional regulator, translated to MTAEATRDAIVDAAYAVIASDGMARLSMSEVARRAGVSRQTLYRHFPSRQELLTAVVLREHRSFQVRIQGAAARHRTLRGAVEAFAAEVLRTAREHPLFDRLLRTEPESLLPFLTGTGSTLLPEVEPVLVELITDRLPHLSPVRVERTADALGRLLISYAINPGAASVDELAEGLAGVIVDGLKDER
- a CDS encoding maleylpyruvate isomerase family mycothiol-dependent enzyme, which produces MDAHDYAAALVRDGRRMADAADGALDRPVGSCPGWTVADLVWHTGEVHAFWRGIAGGAGPDEYEEPPRPPDGELVAWFRRQVEELAAALEAADPAAPAWTWSDRKDVGFIQRRMAHETAVHCWDALAAVGRDEPVEPVLAADGIDEFLQHFLPGRPEHVAGPPVTVHLHATDGDGEWLIRAGEGSASFERAHGKGDAAARGPVSDLLLLLWGRRRPDDLEVFGDRAALDMFLGRVDRS
- a CDS encoding MFS transporter, whose protein sequence is MATAGASLAAAEQHAQRDYKIWQVIAASAAGTVIEWYDFYIFGSLAAIIAPRFYPEGNDTLALIAYLSTFAVGFVVRPFGAIFFGRIGDLVGRKYAFLVTLIIMGGATASIGLLPTYDKIGYVAPALLLLIRVLQGLALGGEYGGAAVYVAEHVPDRRRGYYTSFIQITATFGLFISLAVVLITQQLMSEESFESWGWRIPFLLSVVLVGMSLYIRIRMKESPIFSSLKKEGKTSTTPLRDSLGNWPNWKRMLTSLFGATAGQGVVWYTGQFYALFYLQKILKIDTELAYIIVAAALLLAMPMFVVFGALSDRIGRKRLMMTGCLLAALSYLPIYKLMQIAAGNHIVGVGSETNSVTGEIKLLPQAIVNGTKVFIEDTAPNPNVIALIALVFVQVLFVTMVYGPIAAYLVEAFPARIRYTSMSLPYHIGNGVFGGLLPVIGLSICAATGSIFAGLWYPIVIAMVTFVVGSLLLRETKDVRIWDELEAQRGGAAGDGVVDLRAPAAAPVHTG
- a CDS encoding MBL fold metallo-hydrolase — encoded protein: MTAPADPHLHDAADVPPPVLREVAPSVWVWLQPDGSWGLNNPAFFVGADAVVAVDTCFTERRTRGFLDAVASVTDRPVRTLVNTHHHGDHTHGNWLLPAATVIGHERCREEVLATGTAAELLFPGVEWGEIRVRPPFVTFEDRLTVWVDDLRVELVHVGPAHTTNDVVAWVPDHRLLLAGDLVFSGGTPFVVMGSVAGSLAALDRVRALDPAVVVPGHGPVGGPELLDDQEAYLRWVQEVAADADRAGLGPLDAARAADLGPFAAWHDPERLVGNLHRAASERRGEPLGTPLGLEPLFEMVELNGGRPLRCLA